One stretch of Cohnella algarum DNA includes these proteins:
- a CDS encoding carbohydrate ABC transporter permease produces MNLSRLRRHYRRDAPYVLLFLAPGLAGFLLFFIVPFGSVAYYSAIDNPANGNFAGFENYRSLWASDSFRKAFANSLAFAGVGVPLLFAVSLGLALLLQANMPLRQPLRTAFLLPLVVPVASVILVWQTLFHWNGALNGLLAHWGFAPVDWMNTRWAFVVMLAVFLWKNAGYNLVLFLAGLANIPAEQYEAASIDGAGRLSRFRHITWPGLAPTSFFVVVMSIVQSFKVFRETYLVAGAYPHDSLYTLQHFMNNMFQALNYSKLTAAAVLLAIVIGATIYALFRLEARSRGMTE; encoded by the coding sequence ATGAACCTGAGCCGGCTTCGCCGACATTACCGGCGGGACGCGCCGTACGTGCTGCTGTTTCTGGCTCCCGGACTGGCCGGATTTCTGCTGTTTTTCATCGTTCCGTTCGGTTCGGTCGCGTATTATTCGGCAATCGACAATCCCGCAAACGGAAATTTCGCCGGCTTCGAGAACTACCGGAGTCTATGGGCCAGCGATTCGTTTCGCAAAGCGTTCGCGAACTCCCTGGCGTTCGCCGGCGTCGGCGTCCCTTTGCTGTTCGCGGTTTCTCTCGGGCTTGCCTTGCTCCTTCAAGCGAACATGCCGCTTCGGCAGCCGCTTCGAACGGCGTTTTTGCTGCCGCTCGTCGTCCCGGTCGCCTCCGTCATTCTGGTGTGGCAAACGCTGTTTCATTGGAACGGGGCGCTGAACGGGCTGTTGGCCCATTGGGGATTCGCTCCGGTCGACTGGATGAACACGAGATGGGCGTTCGTCGTCATGCTCGCCGTATTTCTCTGGAAAAACGCCGGCTACAACCTCGTCCTGTTTCTGGCGGGACTCGCCAACATTCCGGCGGAGCAGTACGAAGCGGCTTCGATCGACGGCGCGGGCAGGCTGAGCCGCTTTCGGCATATCACCTGGCCGGGCCTTGCGCCGACCTCCTTTTTCGTCGTCGTCATGAGCATCGTCCAATCGTTCAAAGTGTTCCGCGAAACGTATTTGGTGGCCGGCGCCTATCCGCACGACAGCCTTTACACGCTGCAGCACTTTATGAACAACATGTTTCAGGCGCTGAATTATTCGAAGCTGACGGCGGCGGCCGTTTTGCTTGCGATCGTGATCGGAGCGACGATATACGCGCTGTTCCGGCTGGAGGCGCGTTCAAGGGGGATGACGGAATGA
- a CDS encoding hemolysin family protein, with protein MFELLIIVVLILINAFFAASEIALISLNDNKIRLMAKQGHRKAKRIVGLLGEPSRFLATIQIGITLAGFFASAFAGESFAGDLADYLIGLGVSISPAVLSTISLIVITLVLSYFQLVLGELVPKRVAMKKAEAMAMFAADTLYVLSKITAPFVKLLTASTNMLVRLFGIDPNANDEEVSEEEIRMMLDTGTERGTIQASEKLMINNIFDFDNMTVSDIMTHRTDVLAIPIDADRQTVADLAANEQYTRYPVYEESIDNVIGILHIKDLIRYMRNEDDRPWNLLELVNTAYFIPASKKTNVLFEELQQNRVHMAIVVDEYGGTAGIVTMEDLLEEIVGNIYDEHDDDELDFEEIEEGSYLFSGTMSLDDAQDVLGIRLPVEEFDTLGGFMVGQLKRIPTNQEKPQFDYGGYTFAVREVGQRRIRKLAAFRIAGAAAGNEAAADEGAGREE; from the coding sequence TTGTTCGAATTATTGATCATCGTTGTTCTTATTTTGATTAACGCGTTTTTTGCCGCGTCGGAGATTGCGCTGATTTCGCTTAACGACAATAAAATTCGGCTGATGGCCAAGCAGGGCCATCGCAAAGCGAAGCGGATCGTCGGTTTGCTGGGCGAGCCGAGCCGATTTCTGGCGACGATTCAGATCGGCATCACGCTTGCCGGATTTTTCGCCAGCGCCTTTGCGGGCGAAAGCTTCGCGGGCGACCTGGCGGATTATTTGATCGGTCTGGGCGTCTCGATTTCCCCGGCCGTGTTGAGTACGATTTCGCTGATCGTCATCACGCTGGTACTCTCCTATTTTCAACTCGTTCTCGGGGAACTGGTGCCTAAACGCGTGGCGATGAAAAAAGCGGAAGCCATGGCCATGTTTGCGGCCGATACGCTATACGTTCTTTCGAAAATAACGGCTCCGTTCGTGAAGCTGCTGACGGCCTCGACCAATATGCTCGTCCGCTTGTTCGGCATCGATCCGAATGCCAACGACGAAGAGGTGTCCGAGGAAGAAATCCGGATGATGCTGGATACCGGAACGGAGCGGGGGACGATCCAGGCCAGCGAAAAGCTGATGATCAACAATATTTTCGATTTTGACAATATGACCGTGTCCGACATTATGACGCATCGGACCGACGTGCTGGCGATCCCGATCGATGCCGACCGGCAAACGGTGGCGGACCTGGCGGCGAACGAGCAATATACGCGCTATCCCGTATACGAGGAGTCCATTGACAACGTCATCGGCATTTTGCACATCAAGGACTTGATCCGCTACATGCGAAACGAAGACGATCGTCCGTGGAACTTGCTGGAGCTCGTGAATACCGCTTACTTCATTCCGGCATCGAAGAAGACGAACGTTCTGTTCGAAGAACTGCAGCAGAACCGCGTCCATATGGCGATTGTCGTCGACGAATACGGCGGCACGGCCGGGATCGTGACGATGGAGGATTTGCTGGAAGAGATCGTCGGCAATATTTACGACGAGCATGACGACGACGAGCTTGATTTCGAGGAGATCGAGGAAGGCAGCTATCTGTTCAGCGGCACGATGTCTCTCGACGATGCTCAGGATGTGCTTGGCATTCGCTTGCCGGTAGAGGAGTTCGATACGCTCGGCGGATTCATGGTCGGCCAGCTGAAGCGGATTCCGACCAATCAGGAGAAGCCGCAGTTCGATTACGGCGGCTATACGTTCGCCGTCCGCGAAGTCGGCCAGCGCCGGATCCGCAAGCTGGCGGCCTTCAGAATCGCCGGCGCGGCGGCTGGGAATGAGGCGGCGGCCGACGAAGGCGCCGGGCGCGAGGAGTAG
- a CDS encoding copper amine oxidase N-terminal domain-containing protein, with product MNVLKKLISAVAALCLLIFASSVYAAEPVKILMKNQDDATTIAISSDVSPDMKNNRTMVPLRVISENLGATVNWLDSAVVLTKSNVEVILQLNSNKAVINGKTVLFDAKPYLKNNRTMVPLRFIAEAFGSDVSYSNNAVTVETKPLIIDGVTVKALQQEYYLTMGSVVNQINGNSYNEVIYNIFVENKGKKVEAPSNLSPSSLPNSGDYYKAGQYDFLDLEGDSIKRFDIYSLARSLPVDGDPEVLIYEGNENQWYRFNYAASLEILQLIDTASKNGFLKQISNTAP from the coding sequence GTGAACGTTTTGAAAAAGCTTATCTCTGCAGTTGCCGCGCTATGCCTTCTGATCTTCGCATCATCCGTTTACGCCGCCGAACCCGTGAAAATACTTATGAAAAATCAAGACGATGCCACAACGATCGCCATTTCCTCCGATGTAAGTCCCGATATGAAGAATAACCGAACTATGGTACCTCTACGTGTTATCAGTGAAAATCTGGGAGCTACGGTCAACTGGTTGGATTCGGCAGTCGTGCTCACAAAAAGCAATGTGGAGGTAATTTTACAGCTGAATAGCAATAAGGCAGTCATAAATGGTAAAACGGTGCTGTTTGATGCTAAACCCTATCTAAAGAATAATCGCACGATGGTTCCGCTTCGTTTTATTGCAGAGGCGTTCGGTTCCGATGTCAGTTATAGTAACAATGCAGTAACCGTCGAAACCAAGCCATTGATTATCGATGGTGTGACGGTGAAAGCATTGCAACAAGAATACTACCTGACTATGGGCAGCGTAGTAAATCAAATCAATGGGAATAGCTATAATGAAGTAATATATAATATTTTTGTAGAAAACAAAGGCAAGAAGGTTGAAGCACCTTCTAATTTATCCCCGAGTAGTCTCCCCAACTCTGGTGACTACTATAAAGCTGGACAATATGACTTTTTAGACCTAGAAGGGGACAGCATCAAACGTTTTGACATTTATTCTTTAGCTAGATCCCTACCAGTTGATGGGGATCCTGAAGTTTTGATTTATGAAGGGAATGAAAACCAATGGTATAGGTTTAACTACGCCGCAAGTCTAGAGATATTGCAATTAATTGATACAGCCTCAAAGAACGGGTTTCTAAAGCAGATCAGCAATACTGCTCCGTAA
- a CDS encoding efflux RND transporter periplasmic adaptor subunit — translation MQTERRKKTLRLTIGLFFAALLALTFLSNTIQGLSLPKVSVEKPATGGLDLIVTGDGFLEPAHVAQLFASGDWTVENIRVEKNDRVRKGDPLVEFDTASTERTLEDQQTRYKQKQLQLSKMTDQLKTMLRSGDEAGVENLKRDIEIHRLDMQVLEREIDDLKKLIDEGRTLKSPVDGIVTEINVSEGVAANRGQPAVSVADDVSGYTFSITADSDEASMLRIGDSVSVQLDETPPRNVDGIISNIEDAAADADGNANKRITFGLKDADLSPGLKAAVEIRNQSPSFGLQIPKSALHSDTNGYYVFTLTEKDGPLGAAHYVSKTYVTVKDENGDTVVADGLMPDERFVTDASEPISDGDRVRYSS, via the coding sequence TTGCAAACGGAACGACGCAAAAAGACGCTTCGCCTGACGATCGGCCTCTTTTTCGCGGCTTTGCTGGCGCTGACGTTTTTGTCCAACACGATTCAGGGGCTTTCGCTGCCGAAAGTGTCCGTCGAGAAGCCCGCCACGGGCGGTCTCGACCTGATCGTGACGGGAGACGGCTTTCTCGAGCCTGCGCACGTCGCGCAGCTATTCGCCTCGGGAGATTGGACGGTCGAGAACATTCGGGTCGAGAAAAACGACCGGGTCCGAAAAGGCGATCCGCTCGTCGAGTTCGACACGGCTTCGACCGAACGAACGCTCGAGGACCAGCAGACCCGCTACAAACAGAAGCAACTGCAATTGAGCAAGATGACGGACCAATTGAAAACGATGCTGCGGAGCGGCGACGAAGCCGGCGTCGAGAACCTGAAACGGGACATCGAAATCCATCGGCTCGATATGCAGGTGCTGGAGCGCGAAATCGACGACCTGAAAAAGCTGATCGACGAAGGCCGCACGCTGAAGTCCCCCGTCGACGGCATCGTGACCGAGATCAACGTTTCCGAGGGCGTCGCAGCTAACCGCGGACAGCCGGCCGTCTCCGTCGCCGACGACGTCTCCGGCTATACGTTTTCCATTACGGCCGACAGCGACGAAGCCTCCATGCTTCGCATCGGCGACAGCGTGTCCGTTCAGCTGGACGAGACGCCGCCGCGGAACGTCGACGGGATCATCTCGAACATCGAGGACGCGGCGGCCGATGCCGACGGCAACGCCAACAAGCGAATTACGTTCGGGCTCAAGGACGCCGACTTGTCGCCGGGCCTGAAAGCCGCCGTCGAGATCCGCAACCAAAGCCCGTCTTTCGGCCTGCAAATCCCGAAATCCGCGCTTCATAGCGACACCAACGGCTATTATGTCTTTACCCTGACGGAAAAAGACGGACCGCTCGGCGCCGCCCATTACGTCAGCAAAACGTATGTGACCGTCAAGGATGAAAACGGCGACACCGTCGTCGCCGACGGGCTGATGCCGGACGAGCGCTTCGTAACGGACGCAAGCGAGCCGATCAGCGACGGAGATCGCGTCAGATATTCATCCTGA
- a CDS encoding carbohydrate ABC transporter permease, whose protein sequence is MMATALRQSIMALKLAFLLAIALAVLFPVVLTVANAFMSEAEIGRHYEALSGEEQTAARKYAAIRLVPENATLSQFGEVLLKRPKFLLHFWNSAKLTLPIVIGQTVVGTLAGFAFAKLAFPGRDKLFFVYLLTMLMPFQVTLVPNYLVAEKLGLLGGYGAIVLPGIFAPFGVFLMRQFMAGVPAPYLEAAKIDGAGPIRAFARIALPLAKPGIAALFLLSFVDNWNMAEQPLLFLTEPIRQPLSVYLASIAEGARGVAFASSVLYMTPMVLIFLYGEEHLVEGIQMSGIKG, encoded by the coding sequence ATGATGGCAACCGCTTTGCGGCAGTCGATCATGGCGCTGAAACTGGCGTTTCTGCTCGCGATCGCGTTGGCCGTGCTGTTCCCCGTCGTGCTGACCGTCGCCAACGCCTTCATGTCCGAAGCGGAAATCGGCCGCCATTACGAGGCGCTAAGCGGCGAGGAGCAGACCGCCGCGCGCAAGTACGCCGCCATCCGCCTCGTGCCGGAGAACGCGACGCTCTCGCAATTCGGAGAGGTGCTGCTGAAGCGGCCGAAGTTTCTGCTGCATTTCTGGAATTCGGCGAAGCTCACGCTCCCGATCGTGATCGGCCAAACCGTCGTCGGCACGCTGGCGGGATTCGCGTTCGCCAAGCTCGCCTTTCCCGGCCGGGACAAGCTGTTTTTCGTTTACTTGCTCACGATGCTCATGCCGTTTCAGGTCACGCTTGTCCCGAATTACCTCGTGGCGGAAAAACTCGGCCTGCTCGGCGGCTACGGCGCGATCGTCCTGCCCGGCATCTTCGCGCCGTTCGGCGTGTTTCTCATGCGGCAGTTCATGGCCGGCGTCCCCGCCCCTTACCTCGAAGCGGCCAAAATCGACGGCGCCGGCCCCATTCGCGCGTTTGCCCGCATCGCCCTGCCGCTTGCGAAGCCCGGCATTGCCGCGCTTTTCCTGCTGTCGTTCGTGGACAACTGGAACATGGCGGAACAGCCGCTCCTGTTTTTGACGGAGCCGATTCGCCAGCCGCTGTCCGTATATTTGGCAAGTATTGCGGAGGGCGCCCGAGGCGTCGCGTTCGCCTCGTCGGTGCTGTACATGACGCCGATGGTGCTCATTTTCCTGTACGGCGAAGAGCATCTGGTGGAAGGCATTCAAATGTCGGGAATCAAGGGGTAG
- a CDS encoding IS110 family transposase, which translates to MRSASYYWLILFYLGSTIVGSRVERTCPWDLIPSAIMFTPYLLLPCLRLVGTQIPYLEEHRYPYIVINPLISNRLRKTNLRKVKTDAADAYLLGELYYKEEFQNFRKRGVQLLNLRYLTRQHEALSNMCVQTKLQFQAVQDQVFPEYKGVLGAIYSKVSLQFLSQLPTSQMVLQTDVTLLKSSISSLLSSRRGRSDAWIDERAQRLLEAAKKNPFKHTMYSSHLVNLRMLITLILQYQEHLAELEQCHQPL; encoded by the coding sequence ATGAGGTCAGCCAGTTATTACTGGTTGATCCTTTTTTATTTAGGGTCGACGATTGTGGGTAGCCGGGTCGAACGTACCTGCCCGTGGGACCTGATCCCGTCAGCTATAATGTTCACCCCCTACTTGTTACTACCATGTTTGAGGCTGGTTGGGACTCAGATCCCGTACCTGGAGGAACACCGGTACCCATACATCGTCATTAATCCGCTGATCTCCAATCGATTAAGAAAAACAAATCTTCGCAAGGTGAAGACGGATGCCGCGGACGCTTACCTTCTAGGTGAATTGTATTACAAAGAGGAGTTTCAGAACTTTCGAAAAAGAGGAGTTCAACTGCTTAATTTGCGCTATTTAACACGTCAACACGAAGCCCTGTCGAACATGTGCGTCCAAACGAAATTGCAATTCCAAGCGGTCCAAGATCAGGTTTTTCCTGAATATAAGGGCGTGCTCGGAGCCATTTACTCTAAAGTATCGCTTCAGTTCTTAAGCCAGCTCCCCACTTCACAAATGGTTTTACAGACTGACGTGACACTGCTCAAATCCAGCATTTCCTCCCTGCTTTCTTCAAGGCGGGGGCGTTCTGACGCTTGGATTGATGAACGTGCTCAAAGGCTTCTGGAAGCGGCTAAAAAAAACCCGTTCAAACATACTATGTATTCGAGCCACCTTGTTAATTTAAGGATGCTTATAACCCTAATCCTTCAATACCAGGAGCATCTTGCTGAATTGGAACAGTGTCATCAGCCACTTTAA
- a CDS encoding DUF3502 domain-containing protein: protein MLLYDISHKNSPFTPSAKAFVRFIIQSQPFRRSCTQFCMIFHTKNHYLSLSKRYLYDFSYKVGPSGGSVFAWQDLLASGTSDLDKTLPEFLDKLKKAGAEKIVAEKQRQLDEWRKTNV from the coding sequence ATGCTTTTGTATGATATTTCACACAAAAATTCACCATTTACCCCTTCCGCGAAGGCATTTGTACGATTTATCATACAAAGTCAGCCCTTCAGGCGATCATGCACACAATTTTGTATGATATTTCATACAAAAAACCATTATTTATCGCTTTCAAAAAGATACTTGTATGATTTTTCATACAAAGTCGGCCCATCTGGCGGTTCTGTTTTTGCTTGGCAGGATCTTCTGGCTTCGGGAACGTCCGACCTCGACAAGACGCTGCCGGAATTTCTCGACAAGTTGAAAAAAGCGGGGGCCGAAAAGATCGTTGCCGAAAAGCAAAGGCAGCTGGACGAATGGAGAAAGACAAACGTCTGA
- a CDS encoding response regulator transcription factor — translation MSLKPKVLIVEDERRIRELIADYLEEEGLGWRECARGDKALEAFRKEAPDLVILDILMPGLDGYDVCEAIRAESDVPIVFLTAKSEEDDKLLGYDLGADDYMTKPFSPKVLAAKVKALLKRAEAAKKAEGGGAAGERLDMGELTLDVTAREAALEGKPLTLSPKEFDLLLHFVRNRNRVLSRDMLLNAVWGYDYEGDIRTVDTHVKRLRQKLGDRAEWIATLRGNGYRMKVTP, via the coding sequence ATGAGCTTGAAGCCGAAGGTGTTGATCGTCGAGGACGAACGGCGGATTCGGGAATTGATCGCCGATTATTTGGAGGAGGAAGGCCTGGGCTGGCGCGAATGCGCCCGCGGCGACAAGGCGTTGGAGGCGTTCCGGAAGGAAGCGCCCGATCTCGTGATTTTGGATATTTTGATGCCCGGGCTGGACGGGTATGACGTGTGCGAAGCGATTCGCGCCGAATCGGACGTGCCGATCGTGTTTCTGACGGCCAAGTCGGAAGAGGACGACAAGCTGCTCGGGTACGATCTCGGGGCCGACGATTATATGACGAAGCCGTTCAGCCCGAAGGTGCTGGCGGCGAAGGTGAAGGCGCTCTTGAAGCGGGCGGAGGCCGCGAAAAAAGCGGAAGGCGGGGGCGCGGCCGGCGAACGGCTGGATATGGGGGAACTGACGCTGGATGTGACCGCGAGGGAAGCGGCGCTTGAGGGCAAGCCGCTGACGCTTTCGCCCAAAGAGTTCGACCTGCTGCTGCATTTCGTCCGCAACCGCAACCGGGTGCTCAGCCGCGACATGCTGCTGAACGCGGTGTGGGGGTACGACTACGAGGGCGACATCCGGACGGTCGACACCCACGTGAAACGGCTGCGTCAGAAGCTGGGAGACCGCGCGGAGTGGATCGCGACGCTGAGGGGCAATGGGTACCGGATGAAGGTGACGCCGTGA
- a CDS encoding DUF5348 domain-containing protein, with product MNEIRFHGDTERWNVYDGEELLCSLRCGDAVMIQVGKHFLPSNLELDTDWYVKFGNSKFWLHRHAKYRVRPLF from the coding sequence ATGAATGAGATACGATTTCATGGAGATACCGAGCGTTGGAACGTGTACGATGGAGAAGAGTTGCTTTGCTCGCTACGTTGTGGTGATGCCGTGATGATTCAAGTAGGAAAGCACTTCTTGCCATCCAACCTTGAGCTCGATACGGACTGGTACGTGAAGTTTGGAAATTCGAAGTTCTGGCTCCACCGACATGCCAAGTACCGCGTCCGACCGCTGTTCTAA
- a CDS encoding ExeA family protein, producing the protein MIRGFFGWERVPFTREIETRHLHRSKRFEECVARMQYMVMTRSIGCVTGEIGCGKSTAVRYLKDQLDPNKYRFIYLSDANLKPRDFYRELLHHFGLPPKFLRSEAKRQFQHLVWDLYENQQKVAVIVVDEAHLLSGDMLQEIRFLTNFRMDSISPLALLLIGQPELQATLQLRIFKPITQRMNVRFHLEGLSLEECRDYISHQLEVAGSTGPVFTTEAMDAIYAHARGYAER; encoded by the coding sequence ATGATTCGTGGTTTCTTCGGGTGGGAGCGCGTTCCGTTCACCCGGGAGATTGAAACACGGCATCTGCACCGCTCCAAGCGATTCGAAGAATGTGTAGCACGGATGCAGTATATGGTGATGACTCGCTCGATTGGCTGCGTCACCGGTGAAATTGGCTGCGGCAAGTCGACAGCCGTTCGCTACTTGAAAGACCAACTGGATCCGAACAAGTACCGGTTTATCTATCTGTCGGATGCGAATCTGAAACCAAGGGACTTTTACCGTGAACTCCTCCACCACTTCGGCTTGCCGCCCAAGTTTCTGCGCAGCGAAGCCAAACGGCAATTCCAGCACCTCGTATGGGATTTGTACGAGAACCAGCAGAAGGTCGCCGTTATTGTCGTGGATGAAGCGCACCTGCTTTCAGGAGACATGCTGCAAGAAATACGCTTTTTGACGAATTTTCGTATGGACTCGATTTCGCCGCTTGCCCTGCTGCTCATTGGACAGCCGGAACTACAGGCCACGTTGCAACTGAGAATCTTCAAGCCGATTACACAGCGGATGAACGTGCGTTTTCATTTGGAAGGCTTGTCGCTCGAGGAGTGCCGCGATTACATCTCCCACCAATTGGAGGTTGCCGGAAGTACAGGGCCGGTGTTTACGACAGAAGCGATGGACGCCATATACGCGCATGCTCGGGGATATGCCGAGAGATAA
- a CDS encoding histidine kinase dimerization/phospho-acceptor domain-containing protein, translating into MNAVVKNWKHSVALRLFAITFLVVMLILGGLLLVLAGSFSSFYERRQIKDIAAQMNVVRDRFVLEGAALSGAGFPPYFFEFEDDYYATIALVTFEEGGMLIRRGRPAEEEAEAMEPGVSIWPSLPGYGPGEEDRQFMLGLQEWRQDEQAFAKVVLQGETLVYRAKGIGENRAGADQLIVVAPVAAEGQTVNVLFAVSSLRPVIGAASVIRDFSGYAFGVAIVLVPLLAFLYAHVLTKPLRSLNELAGRLASLDFSHRFRWRRKDEIGELARTFDFLADNLERALSELHEANAKLRKDIEREKRLERMRRDFVAGVSHELKTPLSLIGGYAEGLRDNIGDGAKRERYADVILEETRRMSAIVGDMLDLSHLEAGQYRLKLETFDAAELLEEAAERAEALGRSMAYG; encoded by the coding sequence GTGAATGCGGTCGTGAAAAACTGGAAGCACTCCGTCGCGCTCCGGCTGTTCGCCATTACGTTTCTGGTCGTCATGCTCATTCTTGGAGGACTGCTGCTGGTGCTTGCGGGAAGCTTTTCCTCGTTCTACGAGCGCCGCCAGATCAAGGACATCGCGGCGCAAATGAACGTCGTGCGGGACCGGTTCGTGTTGGAAGGCGCGGCGTTGTCCGGAGCGGGATTCCCCCCGTATTTCTTCGAGTTCGAGGACGATTACTATGCCACGATCGCCCTGGTGACGTTTGAAGAGGGCGGCATGCTCATTAGGCGAGGAAGACCGGCCGAAGAGGAGGCCGAAGCGATGGAGCCGGGCGTGTCGATATGGCCTTCCCTTCCGGGCTACGGTCCCGGGGAGGAAGATCGCCAATTCATGCTTGGCCTGCAGGAGTGGCGCCAGGATGAACAAGCGTTCGCCAAGGTCGTCCTGCAGGGGGAGACGCTGGTGTACCGCGCCAAGGGGATCGGGGAGAACCGGGCCGGGGCGGACCAGCTGATCGTCGTCGCCCCGGTCGCGGCCGAGGGACAGACCGTGAACGTGCTGTTCGCCGTATCATCGCTTCGGCCGGTCATCGGGGCGGCAAGCGTCATCCGCGACTTTTCCGGGTACGCGTTCGGCGTGGCGATCGTGCTCGTTCCGCTTCTCGCGTTCCTGTATGCGCACGTGCTGACGAAGCCGCTCCGCTCCTTGAACGAGCTGGCCGGGAGGCTCGCTTCGCTCGATTTTTCGCATCGCTTCCGGTGGCGCCGCAAGGACGAAATCGGCGAGCTTGCGCGGACGTTCGACTTTCTGGCGGATAACCTGGAGCGGGCGCTGTCGGAGCTGCACGAGGCGAACGCCAAGCTGCGCAAAGATATCGAGAGGGAGAAGCGGCTGGAGCGGATGCGGCGCGATTTCGTCGCCGGCGTTTCGCACGAGCTCAAGACGCCGCTCAGCCTGATCGGCGGCTATGCGGAAGGCTTGCGGGACAATATCGGGGACGGGGCGAAGCGGGAGCGCTATGCGGACGTCATCCTGGAGGAGACTAGGCGCATGTCCGCGATCGTCGGCGATATGCTGGACTTGTCCCATCTCGAGGCCGGGCAGTACCGGTTGAAGCTGGAGACGTTCGATGCCGCGGAGCTGCTCGAGGAGGCGGCGGAACGGGCGGAAGCGCTCGGGCGGAGCATGGCGTACGGGTGA
- a CDS encoding ATP-binding protein has protein sequence MRLELTEDADGRIEVAADRFRIGQVLTNLVTNAVRHAPEGGAVTLTAFQAGGEWFFRVHNEGEPIPQEELPRIWTQFYRVDKARDRESGGTGIGLAIVKQILDLHGSRYGARNERGGVTFAFSLPAAAGARQP, from the coding sequence GTGAGATTGGAGCTGACGGAAGATGCGGACGGCCGCATCGAAGTGGCGGCGGACCGGTTCCGGATCGGCCAGGTGCTGACCAATCTGGTGACGAATGCCGTTCGGCACGCGCCGGAAGGCGGAGCGGTAACGCTGACGGCTTTTCAGGCCGGCGGAGAATGGTTTTTCCGGGTTCACAACGAAGGCGAGCCCATACCGCAGGAGGAGCTGCCCCGCATTTGGACGCAATTTTACCGCGTCGACAAAGCGCGGGACCGCGAGAGCGGCGGAACCGGGATCGGGCTGGCCATCGTCAAGCAAATTCTCGATTTGCACGGCAGCCGTTACGGGGCGCGCAACGAGCGGGGCGGCGTGACGTTCGCGTTCTCGCTTCCTGCGGCGGCGGGCGCCCGACAGCCATAG